Part of the Corticium candelabrum chromosome 15, ooCorCand1.1, whole genome shotgun sequence genome, CGAGGCTAGTCTTAGTGCATTAGCAATGATGGAGTCTTTGTGGGATTCCCTAGAGCAATGGTTCATCTTGCTAGCTAATGAGGTGAAGAGAGTGGAAGAGAGTGAGAATAAGGATAAGAACAGCAAAGAGGCTTTTGATGTTGAACACATAGAAACAGAGACTAGAAACACACTTCCAGGTACAATACATTTTGTTCTGTGTGTAGACATATTTggaattgtgttgtgctgCATCTGCTTTagcaaaatcaaaattaaGTCGCTCACAATCTCAGTTGGCATCTTTGCTGGTCCAAGGTACTCCAACTCCAGTACGACAGGCTTTTCTAAGAAGCATTTCAGCAGAAGATCAAGTTGCTTTTTCAGTACATCACAACGACAGTCAAGACGAATGGAGTGGCAACTTTGAGTGCAGAAGTGGAGATAATGAAGTCCCTGCATGTGGCAACACATCAGACATTGGTGAAACAAGTGCTTTAGTACAAAACCTTATGACATCAACATTCACAAATGCCGAGTCAAGGActtttgatgttgatgagGAAGATGCTGTAGCCAGTCAGCAGCCTCAGGAAGATGAAGAAGTTGTGTTAAATGTAAGTGCAGCAGAAGACATGGTCTCACTATTTGCTGATCGTCTCAGTGCTATAACTCATGGTTTCTATTTGCACTGCTGTTGCGAAAGTGTCTTACTGCAAAGGTTAATAGGTTGCTTGtcagtctatttgtttatGACTATGCTGACATGGTTGCATGTAGAAACGGGCGTTTTCTTGACTTCTTGAATCGACATGAAAGAGTGCTAAAGGTTTTGCTGGCCAGGTATATGTCATAGCTTTGCAAGGTAACGATAGCAGGTTTGTTGAATGGCATTGTGGCTTATGTTTATACAGAAATCCAAAAATCGTGTTTCAACATTTTCATTTTATCCTGGAGTTGCCTGCCGTTCTTCCAAGGTTTATGCACATTGTTAGATCTCaggtttgttaatttgtttatgtttattgagaatccattgtgtgtgtgtgtgtgtgtgtgtgtgtgtgtgtgtgtgtgtgtgtgtgtgtgtgtgtctgtagctGGAGGTTTGTCTGTATCAGTTGGTGTgtcaattttgtgtttgtatgatttttATTATTCATGTGTGTTTCTATTTCTTATTCAGCCCTTTGAAGAGAGGCGGGAGTGGTTTTATGAGAATCTTCATCGTGACCATATAGTAAATGGCAGTAGAGATACTGAACAGTCATATCAAGAAGAAGATGTGATTTTTGTGTCAAGGGGTATGTCACTTCACTGAGTGCTattgtttcttaattaagtgGACGGTTTCTCATgtatagcctcgtccccaggcGTTCGCCTTGCTCCTCCATGTAGCGCTCGTGCATCACATGGCTAGGCTCCCTCGACAGCCTAGTCATGTGACATGCGAGCGCTGCACAGAGAAGCGAGGCGAACAcatggggacgaggctagctTATGCATAGCTACATGGTCTTATTTTTTTAGATGGTTTGTTTGGCAGCTCCTGTGGAGTTTTTGCTGACGTAGATGTTAGTCGcttgaaaaagaaaaacatcatTGTTCGTTTTCAGGGTGAAGAAGGGATGGTTTGTAATCACTTAGTTGTAGTTATTGCTACTTGCTGCTACTATAAATTATCTTGGTGTTGCAGGGGGCTGGTGTACAGAGGGAGTTTTTTGATCTTCTATCAAAGGAAATTCTTAACCCTGATTATGCTCTTTTTACTCCATCTCCAGACGGTTGGTACCTTAGTCATTCAAATACAATCCTGATTGTGCTCCCTATGCTTCAAAGGAGTATCTCTGGCTTATTGGCATAATACATGTAGCTAAAGGATAGTGATTTTCATCTTATTTTTGTGGGTGTCTTTATCTATGGTCTGCTTTGTGGCTGACGTTTTGTCTGacttttttgtgtttttagCTTGTTGGTGTGTGTATCTTGGGTTGTTGGTTTGCTTTAGTTTGTCTTAatttttgcttgtctgtctggtttgtttgtctttgcctgtctgcttgcctgcctgcctgcctgcctgcctgcctgtctgtctgtctgtctgtctgtctgtctgtctgtctgtcaaagcaTGAGAAAGTAGTAGGCGCACAAACTATAGGATCTTGTATTTCTAGATATGCATAGATTTGATCTTtgaataaacaacaataaGTCTAACATCTAGGATGACAACTGACTGCTATAATCTAAAAGATAATATATGATTTCCTGTCATCTAAATGTCTACACATCAAAACAGCACTTGCATTATCTTGCAAGACATTTGAAGATCTTTTGAaagagtgtctgtgtgtttgcctgcTTGCTTCAATTAATACCTGATTTCGTTGAACAGGTGCTACAGTTCAACCAAACAGCAACTCTCATGTTAATCCTGATCATTTAAGTTATTTTCATTTTGCTGGTCGAATTATTGGCATGGCTTTGTTTCATCGTCAGCTGCTGCGAGTGTACTTCACACGTTCATTTTACAAGCACATTCTTGGTGAGAGTCACATGGCCAAATgcaagttgtttgtttgtattagtaTGGTTTCATTGACAAGGTGCTCCCCTCAATTATCAAGATGTTGCATCTATTGATCCTGAATATGCAAGCAATCTTCAGGTGGCATGTTGTGGACATGACTTTTACTTGTGTGTCATACTGATATTATATCAACTGGCAGTGGGTGCTAGACAACAACATCTCTGATCTTGGATTAGAACTGACATTTGCTGTTGAGACTGATGTGTTTGGAACCATGCAAGAAGTGGAGTTGAAGCCAGGAGGAAGCAGATTGTCTGTGACAGAAGAGAACAAGGCAGACGTGGCATGTTTTATGTAAAGAAATGACAATAATGCTTTTTATTAGGAGGAGTATGTGCAACTAGTCACAGAAATGCGCATGACAAGAGCAATACGACCTCAAATAGAAAGCTTCCTTATCGGCTTTCATGAATTTATTCCAAAGTCTTTAGTATCTCTTTTTGATGGATACGAGCTGGTAAGAAAGGTCACGATAAAGGGCAAGTTTTTTGTACTACTAGTCACTTTTATAGGAAATGTTGCTGTCTGGATTGCCTGAAATTACTGTTAGTGACTGGCAGGAAAACACGGAGTATACAGGAGGTTATGACAAAGACAATCTAACTGTCAAGGTTTGTATGATGAAAGCTGATTCAGTTAGCTTTGTCATGGCTCCAtataccctactgctcctaatgttttttgAGTAATAATCTTTTTGAAAACTTTGCCTTCGAAAAATAATAGGATAACAGAAAAAATTATGTTTTAGTGTCAAAAATTGTCGTTTGTCCGGGCTTTTTGCGCATGCACATGAAGCATCGTCAAAAAATGGTTGCTAGAcggaagtgtgcagctcaagatgagAAAAAGTGAGCGACTTTTCTTCTTAACTATGGCTTCCGGTTTCAAACTGAAATGCTAATACCACTTCCAGTGCGATATGCAGCTTCTGTGGAGAGTCATGCATGCAACTACCAGTAGTAGAAAACATTGGTTGCAGTattaaatcaaataattaaatcaataaatgactaatattgcacatcaaaACCTCAAAAAAATTAGGATTCGTAAAAAAATTGTAAATAATTTTTGGAGTCTCGAAAAAATTAGCctaaaaacattaggagcagtagggtataTCGAATACAATATAATGTCGTTTATCTCAACACAGCAGGCTAATGatgattgtatttggatgTATGTTGGCATTTGAACTGTGGGGGCTGTGTCAGCAAGTCTAACAACACAATGAAACCAGTCTATACAAAGATCAATTCATTCAAAGTTCACCATTGtagcaataattattgtgtacTAATTATAGTTCATAGGAAAGTGTTTGACACTTATGTGCTTGGTAGCTAGCCTACGTTTTTTAGAAGTATGACAATGCTGCTGTTAGAAAGTCTCTATAATATGATCCTTATCCTCAGTTATATGTTTCTGCAGTCCTTTTGGGATATTGTTCAAAAGTTTGATCACAAAACTCGAGTTCAGCTGCTGCAGTTTGTCACAGGAAGGTACATGCTGTTGGTGTGAtttgtgattttgtgttttcagtcacatttgtttgttttttcagTTCTCGAGTTCCACTGGGGGGATTTGCCTCTCTTGTTGGTGCTAGTGGACCACAAAAGTTTACAATTTCTCGGACAGATTCAACAGCATTAAATCATCTGCCAACAGCCAGCACTTGGTGAGATGCTGCATTTCTCTAGGTCCTCAACAGTGAGAATGCATGGCATGGAAACTTACGATGCACTGTAGTTTGCTTGCAGTAGATATCCACATCATTGGTGGTCCACATTCTAGTCTGGTTAgagtttcaattttaaatAACTTGGAAGTTAAATAGACACAGCTAGACTCTCAACACATTTATATTCAAGAGCATTGACATAAATGACATTGCGACATTACAAATTGTGTGATGTGCATGTTTATAAAAAGACTGATGTTGTTccactatatatatacactgacTAACTGGTGatcttgtctttgttgttgtgattgaAAATGCTGTGTTATTAGAACTACAGTTTAATTATGATATGAATTAAATTTTCTATTGTCAGTTCTGGAAAATGCATTTTCTGGCTTGGCAGCTCATGCTCAGTATATTAGCTTTTATGTTGCAGTAGTTATAGTCACAAGATGTAATTTCTgtgttttaattaaccaatCTCAGTTGGAGGTgtgttatgtctgtctgttgatgcAGCTTCAATCTGCTGAAATTGCCGGAGTATTGCAGTAGGGCTCAACTTAAAGAGAGCTTATTGATTGCGCTGAATTGTGGTGGCTTGGGATTTGAATTTGCATAAAGGTAGATGATCTGTAAATGCACTGCATTGAGTTCACTGTGGTTGTTGTGTACTACTTTTTTTACTGTGTATTGATTGATATCAGTTTTATATGCAATACTAGATCTAGAACATTGGTCAATTATTGCTACTTACAATTCATTTCAAAAATACTAATAGGCTAATGTATGTGCACGTGAGTAATTGTTTGTACTGGACACTCTGACTTCATAGGGCTAAATGAGATTCAATGCATGATCATGACTTTCTCTACAGAGTAAAGTTTGAAGTACATGCACAGCTAGCTGTAGGTATAGTAGTGTACGTTATGCGCTCTTTATAGTGTACGGCTCTGTAAACTCCGCTAGTCTCACGTGTCGCGCAGGATTGACGCGGCGGTaggatctggctacgcgagactaggacTGCAAATGTCTATAAACCTAACGCGCGCACTCAGCGGTACGCGGTAGAGGGATATAGCGAAGTTTGCAGTTCGACATTGGTATAGCATATGTGAGCAGTCTTGAGCAAGAATGTCTGCATCTTTGTATTTGGAGCATTATCTTGAGAGCATTGAAGGGCTTCCGTTTGAAATGCAGCGTATTTTTACTCTGGTACGAGAGCTCGATGCTAAGACGCAAGATATTCTGAAAGAAGTGGACAAAGAGTGCGAGCGATACGAGGAAGACGTCTCTTCCCTTCAAATGGCTCAACGTGACAGCAGATTGAAGGCAATCGATGCTCTTTACTCTAAAGCAAAAGAATATGCTGATGAGAAAGTTTCACTAGCTACACAGACATAtgagacaatagacaaacacatcaaaCGTCTCGATTCTGATTTAGCACGCTTTCAGGCTGACCTCAGAGACAAGGAATCTCATTCTGAGCCCGGGAGTTCAGAACTGATAGTACAAAGATCATCCACTGAGAACACAAGCAGGAAGAGGTCTCGACATTCGAAAAAGGATAGTGACAAGAAAGCGAGGCGGAAAAGGCCAAAGACGTCATCTGTACAATTTTCTGTTGCATCTGCTACAGCACCGTCTCCTCTAGAAATGACTTTAGACATGCCAGTTGATCCTAATGAGCCTACATATTGTCTTTGTCAACAAGTGTCTTATGGTGAAATGGTTGGATGTGACAATATGGATTGTCCCATTGAATGGTTTCACTTCCAATGTGTTGGATTGACAGAAAAACCAAAAGGCAAATGGTATTGTCCACAATGCAGTCAACACAGGAAAAAGAAGTGATCAAAATTAGCAGCCTAGCTTTAGTATGTCATGTGATGTAGTCAAGGCAATTGCATGTGTATTCTTGTTTtggtttgttaattaagagggTACAAGCTGTCAAATGTAGAGTGACAACTCAAACTCAAAGATAAGGGACATATCTTATGAAAATAATAAGAAATGTGCTCATCATTGTAAATTTTTTTCCAACTTTGATTACATATCCCAAAAGTTGCTGCTATGGAGTAAGCTGCACAATGTCAGAAAGAGATAGATCAATAGTGAATACTGTTCAGAGATCTGACTTCATTGAACATCAACCTTTCCAATGCTCATTACTGTAAAGCCAAAGCCAATAGTGGGTATCATGACAAATTTTCAGGTGTGTGTAAGTAGGCAGGTGGGTGTAAGTAGGCAGGTGGGTGTGCAACCCACCATGTGACAAGGAACTTCAATTGACCATGCCAGACCACCAGAGAGAAAAAAATAATACATCCTACAATGAGATGATTGCACCATGAGATTTGATTTTCCTCCTACAGTCTTTGCAGCTGCACCTGTatcatttaatattaattaatagtgatGATGAAACAAAGAATAGAGAAACATGAGCAATTTGTTTCAACCATTATGAGCATAATCAAAATAGGCCAATAAAAACTACACATCTACGTAGGCATCCAAGTAGGACTGCAGCTACAAAGATTGCAATGTCTTGAGACTAACAACCAATTTATGGCAAAAATCATGCATTCCATGCCAAGAGACTGATTTACTGTACCAGTGTACGTCACTACTGGTTTAACACAATAGTCTTGACCAGACGTTCGGTGACCTCATAAGGATCACAATTGCTAGCTGGTCGTCTGTCTTCAAAGTAACCTTTGCCATCTTCATCTACTTGTCGAGGGATTCGAATGCTTGCACCTCGATGTGCAACACCAAAACTGAAATCATGGATGCTAGCTGTCTCATGAAGACCAGTAAGTCGCCTCTCATTGTCTTTGCCACCTTTGGGATCATAAACTTTGATATGCTCGACATGGCATTTTGACATTTTCTTAATGGCTGTTCTGATGTGTTCAATGCCACCATCTTCACGCATAGCTTTTGTGCTAAAATTGCAATGAGCGCCAGACCCATTCCAATCTCCTGGTTTCGGTTTTGGATCTAAAGTGACTATGACAGCAAAATCTTCTGCTACTCTGTTGAGAAGATAACGAGCCACCCACAACTGATCTCCCATCTCGACACCCTCGCAAGGACCAATCTGGAACTCCCACTACATGACATTGTCACATTAGTATTCAGACAAGATTTGCGTATGCACTAGAATGCGTCATACCTGTCCTGGCATCACTTCCGCATTAGTGCCCGCTATGTCTAATCCCGCATAGAGACATGCTCTATAGTGAGCTTCAGCTACATCACGGCCGAACACTCTTCCTGTTCCCACAGAGCAGTAGTAAGGTCCTTGCGGCGCCGGGAAACCTCCTTTAGGCCACCCCAGAACCTGACCATCTGCATCCAGTAGAATGTACTCTTGCTCAATACCAAACCAGGGATGAGCTTCGCGCGCTTCTTTCATGACGGCCACACATGAGTGGCGCTTGTTGGAACGTGTGGGGGTGTGATTGGAGGCGTAAGTTTCACAAAGAAGCAACTTGTTCTTACCTCCACGGAAAGGATCGTTAAACAGAGCAACTGGATGCAGATAGACGTCACTGTTGTCACCCGAGCTTTGCCCCGTACTTGATCCGTCGAAGTTCCAGACAGGACAATCACTTGGAGATTTTGGCTCGAAATTGAGAGTTTTCGTCTTCGAACGAAGATATTCTCCCGTTCCATCGATCCAGATGTACATCACTTGCACACTGTCACGCTGGTCCAACTTCATATAATGCTCTAGGATGGACTTGTCCAACGCCATGCTTCCACAATGCCCAATTACACAATGGCGCCAAATGCCAGATGATGCCAGTTGCTGATTGGTTGATAgccatgcacgtgcatgctaAAAAGAAGCTGATGCAATCTTATTGCGTCAGGACTACGTGGACGGAACAGTCACATGGCGTTCACGTGTGCGCGCATTCGATTGACCATGCGAAGAGTGCATGTTCAACACCTTGAGTTTGATGTCGAATGAGTAAGTATTTCTGAGTGTCCGTGAGACAAAATTTATGCGGATAGATCATTTTCTTAGGAGAgaattattgatattattgtTTCTTTTAaatgattattaattaataaaaatctATGTAAAGCTACTGTAGATCTAAATCGCTACTCTGTTGCAAAGTGGATAAATAATCAGTCTCTCAAATAGGTTTCTTTGTTCCCATACCAATGCCCTATAGATCACAATTttgattatataattaatactaTAACAATTTCTGAACAGCTAACTCTAGGTGATGCTGCTTTACTTTGTAAAGGCAGAGTCAGTTTTGTTTCGACCTATTGAAGATACAGCAGGCAGCAGTGTTAGCTTTCGTATACTTAGCGAGCTTCACGATATCATGCACTAGAGGACAAATTAAAGTTTCCACAGTTCAGTCTTGATGTACATTACATTTATAAGTTTCACTGCCTAAAAATTTTGTGAACTGTCTTTGCACCAACTCTTGTTCAATTAACTTGTTTTGAAATTTATCACACATCTATTGTCAAAATTCATCTTTGAACagaatttgattaattaattaattaattaagtaaataatatTTCTAAACGAAGTCGATAACCTGGTagtgtttattaattaacgttgcTTTTTGTCTGAGGTCACAATATATTTCAGTCTGATGCTACAATGGAAATGGAAATTCTGAATCAAGGATCAAGTGGCAAGACATAGACTATCTACTGTAATAATACTGTAATATCTGATTAGCTATGAATATCGTCACTTCAACCATTACAGACTATTGTAGCGGTGATACGGAATTTGTGGTATGACAGTCACTTTGTATCATTTTATAGATTTACAAGTAGCGCACTTGGGTTAAATTAGAAACTGGTGTAAATTCATAATACTTCCTGACAAGTCAATCGTTTCTCCAGAGGTTCATTGCTGAAGAAGTGAGAGTGAAAATACAGCTTTTAGTTGTAAGAAATATTGATATGACCTTAACTTACTTAGTTAGGCTAGCAGTAAGTAACACTATATAGCAGTCATATGAATGAGCATATGCCAATCAGTATTCAGTTTTCCTTTACATTCTTCTAGGAGGGACAGCT contains:
- the LOC134191491 gene encoding glutamine synthetase-like, whose translation is MALDKSILEHYMKLDQRDSVQVMYIWIDGTGEYLRSKTKTLNFEPKSPSDCPVWNFDGSSTGQSSGDNSDVYLHPVALFNDPFRGGKNKLLLCETYASNHTPTRSNKRHSCVAVMKEAREAHPWFGIEQEYILLDADGQVLGWPKGGFPAPQGPYYCSVGTGRVFGRDVAEAHYRACLYAGLDIAGTNAEVMPGQWEFQIGPCEGVEMGDQLWVARYLLNRVAEDFAVIVTLDPKPKPGDWNGSGAHCNFSTKAMREDGGIEHIRTAIKKMSKCHVEHIKVYDPKGGKDNERRLTGLHETASIHDFSFGVAHRGASIRIPRQVDEDGKGYFEDRRPASNCDPYEVTERLVKTIVLNQ
- the LOC134190607 gene encoding E3 ubiquitin-protein ligase HACE1-like → MERIHRLARSLRTARSVELPADDKAALSILMPLVMQNQYKIVTELLSSPTCAFDMNQTYGRAKRNLAHMAANIGAFECLALFLKKGVDVNATDESGVTPLHLAARNGYKKCVHRLIECGADIHIQDRDGLTAVHWLACSGRTELLSDLLGKGEFVDVVDSQGQTALHVACQNGHKPTVAVLLERRANVDKADSHGRTPLFFSSRYGQSECAMLLIKRGAKLICDHEGVSPIDLCVEGCYQECAYVLVEAYPQLLAPLIGMVQSNKTEEQKVQLTLEHVCLSSEKFLLQVLPALAQMTAGFGHELLSLSSDFQYVMTSFLRSVRTLCHLHRVSHSAFRTRLQSSTKPLARLQRRAGSGIFDSGSPSHNRRSCNYLSTSEASLSALAMMESLWDSLEQWFILLANEVKRVEESENKDKNSKEAFDVEHIETETRNTLPAKSKLSRSQSQLASLLVQGTPTPVRQAFLRSISAEDQVAFSVHHNDSQDEWSGNFECRSGDNEVPACGNTSDIGETSALVQNLMTSTFTNAESRTFDVDEEDAVASQQPQEDEEVVLNVSAAEDMVSLFADRLSAITHGFYLHCCCESVLLQRNGRFLDFLNRHERVLKVLLARNPKIVFQHFHFILELPAVLPRFMHIVRSQPFEERREWFYENLHRDHIVNGSRDTEQSYQEEDVIFVSRDGLFGSSCGVFADVDVSRLKKKNIIVRFQGEEGMGAGVQREFFDLLSKEILNPDYALFTPSPDGATVQPNSNSHVNPDHLSYFHFAGRIIGMALFHRQLLRVYFTRSFYKHILGAPLNYQDVASIDPEYASNLQWVLDNNISDLGLELTFAVETDVFGTMQEVELKPGGSRLSVTEENKADYVQLVTEMRMTRAIRPQIESFLIGFHEFIPKSLVSLFDGYELEMLLSGLPEITVSDWQENTEYTGGYDKDNLTVKSFWDIVQKFDHKTRVQLLQFVTGSSRVPLGGFASLVGASGPQKFTISRTDSTALNHLPTASTCFNLLKLPEYCSRAQLKESLLIALNCGGLGFEFA
- the LOC134190807 gene encoding inhibitor of growth protein 4-like — protein: MSASLYLEHYLESIEGLPFEMQRIFTLVRELDAKTQDILKEVDKECERYEEDVSSLQMAQRDSRLKAIDALYSKAKEYADEKVSLATQTYETIDKHIKRLDSDLARFQADLRDKESHSEPGSSELIVQRSSTENTSRKRSRHSKKDSDKKARRKRPKTSSVQFSVASATAPSPLEMTLDMPVDPNEPTYCLCQQVSYGEMVGCDNMDCPIEWFHFQCVGLTEKPKGKWYCPQCSQHRKKK